In Panacibacter ginsenosidivorans, the following proteins share a genomic window:
- a CDS encoding SusC/RagA family TonB-linked outer membrane protein, translating into MRKSLLVITGLLCMLLLPPCIYAQNKTVSGTVTDTKGVPLAGVSVIVEKTTIGTATDAEGKFRLAVPAGSSIVISSTGFKSQTFKADNISGDLNVKLEEDIARLDEVIVTGLATTVKRRNLANAVGTISSKQLNGVAPAQTFDAALNGKVAGAYINANSGAPGGGLSVKLRGVTSIFGNTQPLYVVDGVFMDNSATSAGLNAVTAAAAGGNVSTQDNASSRIADLRAEDIENIEILKGASAAAIYGSRAAAGVIIITTKRGKSGQTKISFSQDVGFVKVRKLLGVRQFTAETAAGLSSDPETSAALKQQFLDAQSAGKLYDYEKEVYGNTGFTRNSVLSMTGGNDKTSFYFSAAQKKEEGIVQRTGYRNTSLRLNVDHKITDNIKFGVSTNYVNSSADRGLTGNDNAGVTYSISLSSTPDFVELHPDEFGNYPANSFSASNVLQTIALMQNNENVNRFTTGFNVDATLLKGNKSTTKFIGRGGVDFYNLVTNAQFPRELQFQSVNKGTSVQGFTKSLNTNYILSLVNTFNPSDNLGFTTSAGYTQEQGDFNNILDVATQVAPGQTNVDQGGALTAQQFRNKFENDGIFAQEEVSILDAINLNAGVRFDRSTNNGDVERFYTYPKGGLSINLTRLGVLDNNFFNNIKLRAAYGQSANFPAFGSKFTTLVASNIGGLQGSIVNIQGGDPNIKPERQTELEGGLDFSVLNNKLSFEVTFYNKKIYDFLLLATVPPSSGFSTKFINAGDLRNQGLEIGMNAQPISSKTIKWNTSVNFWLNRSKVTKLTIPPVQLGSFGTSLGTFQIEEGKSATQIVGTNAPAQEGVVVLGNQEPKFQMNTFNEITFFNKLSLRFLIHWKYKGDNVNLTNLLNDFGSTSADYDADANNNQTPDGVDRIMSFLGVVQEAL; encoded by the coding sequence ATGAGAAAAAGTTTGTTAGTCATTACAGGGCTATTGTGCATGCTGCTGCTGCCGCCCTGTATTTATGCACAGAACAAAACTGTTAGTGGAACTGTAACAGATACAAAAGGAGTTCCGCTGGCGGGTGTTAGTGTTATTGTAGAAAAAACAACAATAGGTACTGCAACAGATGCAGAAGGAAAATTCAGACTGGCGGTACCTGCCGGTTCCTCGATTGTTATTAGTTCTACCGGTTTTAAATCGCAGACATTTAAAGCTGATAATATTTCAGGCGATTTAAATGTAAAGCTCGAAGAAGATATTGCGCGGCTTGATGAAGTGATTGTAACAGGTTTGGCTACTACTGTAAAGAGAAGAAATCTTGCAAACGCAGTTGGAACTATTTCTTCAAAACAACTAAACGGTGTTGCCCCTGCACAAACTTTTGATGCTGCTTTGAATGGAAAAGTGGCAGGTGCCTATATCAATGCAAACAGTGGTGCGCCGGGTGGCGGCTTATCTGTAAAATTAAGAGGTGTAACTTCTATATTCGGTAATACACAACCGCTGTATGTAGTTGATGGTGTATTTATGGATAATTCTGCAACTTCTGCGGGTTTAAATGCAGTTACCGCAGCCGCAGCGGGTGGCAATGTATCTACCCAGGATAATGCCAGTAGCCGTATAGCAGATCTGCGCGCAGAGGATATAGAAAACATTGAAATTTTAAAAGGTGCTTCCGCAGCGGCAATTTATGGATCCAGAGCGGCCGCTGGTGTAATTATTATCACCACTAAAAGAGGTAAGTCTGGTCAAACAAAGATCAGTTTTTCGCAGGATGTTGGCTTTGTAAAAGTGCGTAAGCTGTTGGGTGTGCGCCAGTTTACTGCAGAAACTGCTGCAGGTTTATCAAGCGATCCTGAAACCAGTGCTGCATTAAAACAGCAATTCCTTGATGCACAATCTGCAGGAAAACTATACGATTATGAAAAAGAAGTTTATGGCAATACCGGCTTTACCCGTAACAGTGTTTTAAGTATGACCGGTGGTAATGATAAAACAAGTTTTTATTTTTCGGCAGCGCAGAAAAAAGAAGAAGGCATCGTACAGAGAACAGGTTATCGCAATACCAGCTTGCGTTTAAATGTAGACCATAAAATTACCGATAACATAAAGTTTGGAGTTAGTACAAACTATGTAAACTCTTCTGCAGACAGAGGGTTAACCGGTAATGATAATGCAGGTGTAACGTATAGTATTTCGCTTTCGTCAACTCCTGATTTTGTTGAACTGCATCCTGATGAATTCGGCAATTATCCTGCAAACTCCTTCTCAGCATCAAACGTTTTGCAAACAATTGCTTTAATGCAGAATAATGAAAATGTAAATCGTTTTACAACGGGTTTTAATGTAGATGCTACTTTGCTAAAAGGAAATAAATCAACTACAAAATTCATAGGCAGGGGTGGCGTTGATTTTTACAATCTTGTTACTAATGCACAATTTCCAAGAGAACTTCAGTTTCAATCTGTAAATAAAGGAACATCTGTACAAGGTTTTACAAAGAGTTTGAATACAAATTATATCTTATCTCTGGTAAACACTTTTAATCCGTCAGATAATTTAGGGTTCACTACATCTGCAGGTTATACACAGGAGCAGGGTGATTTCAACAATATCCTGGATGTGGCAACGCAGGTAGCACCAGGTCAGACAAATGTTGACCAGGGTGGTGCTTTAACAGCACAGCAATTCAGAAATAAGTTTGAAAATGATGGAATATTTGCACAGGAAGAAGTAAGTATCCTTGATGCGATCAATTTAAATGCTGGTGTACGTTTTGATCGTTCAACCAATAACGGTGACGTTGAAAGATTTTACACCTATCCAAAAGGTGGCTTATCAATCAATCTGACACGTCTCGGTGTACTTGATAATAATTTCTTCAACAACATTAAGCTACGTGCAGCCTATGGGCAGTCTGCAAATTTTCCTGCATTCGGCAGTAAGTTCACCACACTTGTTGCTTCAAACATCGGAGGATTACAAGGTTCTATTGTAAACATTCAGGGTGGCGATCCAAATATAAAACCAGAGAGACAAACAGAACTTGAAGGCGGCCTTGATTTTAGTGTGCTTAATAATAAACTTAGTTTTGAAGTAACATTCTATAACAAGAAGATATATGATTTTCTTTTATTGGCAACCGTACCGCCTTCTTCCGGTTTCTCAACAAAATTTATTAACGCAGGTGACCTGCGTAACCAGGGTCTTGAAATTGGCATGAACGCACAGCCAATTTCTTCTAAAACTATCAAATGGAACACTTCCGTAAACTTCTGGCTTAACCGTTCAAAAGTTACTAAACTTACTATACCACCGGTACAGCTTGGTTCCTTTGGCACCAGCTTAGGAACCTTCCAGATAGAAGAAGGAAAATCTGCAACACAAATTGTAGGTACAAATGCACCTGCCCAGGAAGGAGTTGTGGTTTTAGGAAACCAGGAACCAAAATTCCAGATGAACACATTTAATGAAATTACTTTCTTTAATAAGCTTAGTCTGCGTTTTCTTATTCACTGGAAATATAAAGGAGACAATGTAAATCTTACAAACCTGCTTAATGATTTCGGCAGTACCAGCGCAGATTACGATGCTGATGCAAACAACAACCAAACACCAGATGGTGTAGACAGGATCATGTCATTTCTTGGGGTAGTGCAAGAGGCTTTGTAG
- a CDS encoding RagB/SusD family nutrient uptake outer membrane protein — protein sequence MKRILNLNIIVVLLFAAYLPSCKKDYGNLNSPTIEDYLKNASKDQLNGLVAGTLSGMRNNEGLYLDAVGVMGREMYRFSNADPRYTSELLGSAPVNNTGFYITNPWGSRYRVVKNCNVLIDAATNSTQIADDEKKGYLGFAKTIKAYDLLMNLNLTYTNGIRVDVSDPNNLGPILGYDESIAAIASLLDEAKTDLSGATVLFPLTDGFGSLSDAAGLTKFNRALAARVDVYRQQWANALTDLNASFFDLNGDFNTGVFEVFGTGTGDQLNTAFFPQEQNGEVRLAHPSYADEIEGGDDRINKATLRTTPVTKDGLTSDRDLWVYTSSVAPIPIIRNEELILIYAEASIQTDDFDNAITAINIIRNGHGLEDYSNSEPSKDDLINEMLNQRRYSLFYEGHRWVDMRRYNKLGELPLDRTGDQVWSALPIPQTEGE from the coding sequence ATGAAAAGAATACTCAATTTAAATATAATAGTAGTACTGCTGTTTGCCGCGTATCTCCCTTCCTGTAAAAAGGATTACGGTAACCTCAACAGTCCTACTATCGAAGACTATTTAAAAAATGCGTCGAAAGATCAGTTAAATGGTCTTGTAGCAGGAACACTTTCTGGTATGCGTAACAATGAAGGATTATACCTTGATGCTGTAGGTGTTATGGGTCGTGAAATGTATCGTTTTTCCAATGCAGACCCAAGATATACCAGCGAATTGTTAGGCTCCGCACCAGTGAACAATACAGGATTCTATATCACCAATCCATGGGGATCCAGGTACCGTGTTGTAAAGAACTGTAATGTATTGATAGATGCCGCCACCAATTCAACACAGATCGCAGACGATGAGAAAAAGGGATATCTCGGTTTTGCAAAAACGATCAAGGCATATGATCTGTTGATGAACCTAAATCTCACTTATACAAATGGTATTCGTGTAGATGTATCAGATCCCAATAATCTCGGTCCAATACTTGGTTATGATGAATCTATTGCAGCTATTGCATCATTACTTGATGAGGCCAAAACCGACCTTAGTGGCGCTACGGTTCTGTTTCCGCTCACCGATGGCTTCGGTTCACTTTCAGATGCAGCAGGGCTAACTAAGTTTAATCGTGCACTTGCTGCAAGAGTTGATGTATATCGCCAGCAATGGGCAAATGCCTTAACTGATCTTAATGCATCTTTCTTTGATCTTAACGGAGATTTTAATACAGGCGTATTTGAAGTATTCGGTACAGGCACAGGAGATCAGTTAAACACCGCATTCTTTCCACAGGAACAAAATGGTGAAGTGCGCTTAGCACATCCCTCCTACGCTGATGAAATTGAAGGTGGTGATGACAGGATCAATAAAGCTACATTGCGTACCACACCTGTAACAAAAGATGGACTTACCAGTGACAGGGATCTGTGGGTCTACACTTCAAGCGTGGCGCCTATCCCAATTATCAGGAATGAAGAATTGATTTTGATATATGCAGAAGCTAGTATTCAAACCGATGATTTTGATAATGCAATTACTGCTATTAACATCATACGTAATGGTCACGGGCTCGAAGATTATAGTAATTCAGAACCTTCCAAAGATGATCTTATTAATGAAATGCTCAATCAAAGAAGATATTCATTATTTTATGAAGGTCATCGTTGGGTTGACATGCGCAGATATAATAAACTGGGTGAACTACCACTAGACAGAACAGGAGACCAGGTATGGTCTGCATTACCAATACCGCAAACAGAAGGAGAATAA
- a CDS encoding MFS transporter, with amino-acid sequence MTILNKQLHIKMETGTVSPNEKINITTLPVSESYITGRPGIAFIICFLSTFFSGIISMLMSVYLPIVVKDLLGNVSEEKLNDVSAWINCVFIFGWMFGGIALGIICDKIGRSKSVILSTATFGFFALVTGISSSWLLVSICRFLSGFGIGGVLVTTTILVGELWPEKKKAVIQGIVSLAMPVGFFAAGAINNFTEDWRTAFWIGLAPVALALFAYFTLPESEKWKTDKQAVQKKESINKQLFAPVYRKNLLIGSVVFGAMLIGLWAIFSWAPTWVQSISTSYDVQQQRGMTMMILAGGGIIGSFFSGWIVNAIGLRKTMMMCFAACFIMAFVVFKLNTTVTVATFAEMALLVFFFGISQGALAVYIPALFPVSICASATGFCFNVGRLFTGTVVFFIGALVTLLGGYGNAVFTFSFIFVIGFIVTWLAKENRKAE; translated from the coding sequence ATGACCATCTTAAACAAACAACTACACATTAAGATGGAAACAGGAACCGTTAGCCCGAACGAGAAAATAAATATTACAACATTGCCGGTTTCGGAAAGTTATATTACAGGCAGGCCTGGCATTGCTTTTATTATATGTTTTCTAAGTACGTTTTTCAGTGGAATTATTTCTATGCTGATGTCTGTTTATTTACCCATTGTAGTAAAAGATCTGCTGGGAAATGTATCCGAAGAAAAGCTGAATGATGTAAGTGCATGGATCAATTGTGTTTTTATTTTCGGTTGGATGTTTGGTGGCATTGCATTGGGCATTATCTGTGATAAGATCGGACGTTCGAAATCTGTGATTTTATCTACTGCCACCTTTGGCTTTTTTGCTTTAGTAACAGGCATCTCGTCATCCTGGTTACTGGTAAGTATATGCAGGTTCCTATCAGGCTTTGGTATAGGTGGTGTGTTAGTTACAACAACTATTCTTGTTGGCGAGTTATGGCCTGAAAAGAAAAAAGCAGTTATACAGGGTATTGTTTCTTTGGCCATGCCTGTGGGTTTTTTTGCAGCAGGTGCAATTAACAATTTTACAGAAGACTGGCGAACTGCATTCTGGATAGGCCTTGCTCCTGTTGCCTTAGCTTTATTTGCTTATTTTACTTTACCTGAATCAGAAAAATGGAAAACGGATAAGCAAGCCGTACAAAAAAAAGAAAGTATCAACAAACAACTTTTTGCGCCTGTTTACAGAAAAAATTTATTGATCGGCTCTGTTGTGTTTGGCGCCATGCTTATTGGTTTATGGGCAATTTTTTCATGGGCGCCTACATGGGTGCAAAGTATTTCCACCAGTTATGATGTACAACAACAACGTGGTATGACAATGATGATACTTGCAGGTGGTGGTATTATCGGCAGCTTCTTTTCCGGTTGGATCGTTAATGCAATTGGCTTGCGCAAAACAATGATGATGTGTTTTGCAGCCTGTTTCATCATGGCCTTTGTTGTATTCAAATTAAACACAACTGTTACTGTTGCAACCTTTGCAGAGATGGCATTGCTTGTATTCTTCTTTGGTATAAGCCAGGGGGCATTAGCAGTATATATCCCTGCACTATTTCCTGTTTCAATTTGTGCATCTGCAACAGGTTTTTGTTTTAATGTAGGAAGATTATTTACAGGTACTGTTGTATTCTTTATTGGTGCACTGGTAACATTGCTTGGTGGTTATGGAAATGCTGTTTTTACTTTCTCATTCATCTTTGTTATTGGTTTTATTGTAACATGGTTGGCGAAAGAAAATCGAAAAGCTGAATAG
- a CDS encoding carboxymuconolactone decarboxylase family protein — protein MAYIDLQNDLPGIRGPMAFRPETAKPLNELAEILLHDDNNTLSRGERELIGAYVSSLNDCFFCQNVHGALAQHYMQCDMQFIDNIKKDFLSSNISDKMKALLAIAGSVQKSGKHVTAEQIDHARELGATDREIHDTVLIAAAFCMFNRYVDGLGTWAPQDRQVYVERAPRRAAEGYIDFDLYK, from the coding sequence ATGGCATATATAGATCTTCAAAATGATTTACCGGGCATAAGAGGTCCGATGGCATTCAGGCCTGAGACTGCAAAGCCTTTAAATGAACTCGCGGAAATTTTATTGCACGATGATAACAACACTTTATCACGTGGTGAAAGAGAATTGATCGGTGCTTATGTGTCTTCTTTGAATGATTGCTTCTTTTGTCAGAATGTGCATGGAGCATTAGCGCAACATTATATGCAATGCGATATGCAGTTCATAGACAACATTAAGAAAGATTTTCTTTCATCCAACATTTCAGATAAGATGAAAGCATTGCTTGCCATTGCAGGCAGTGTACAGAAAAGTGGGAAGCATGTAACTGCAGAACAAATTGATCATGCAAGAGAACTTGGTGCAACAGATAGAGAAATACATGATACTGTTTTAATTGCTGCTGCATTCTGCATGTTCAACCGATATGTAGATGGGCTTGGTACTTGGGCGCCGCAAGACAGGCAGGTGTATGTAGAACGTGCACCACGCAGGGCTGCAGAAGGTTATATAGATTTTGATCTGTACAAATAA
- a CDS encoding carboxymuconolactone decarboxylase family protein: MPYIPLEEHLPGITGLLEYRQDTAAPIRELTQVLMRGTSTLSEAERELIATIVSHRNDCKFCATAHTAAADVLLGEHNTCESIKQDINTAPVSDKMKKLLIIASQVQQSGKSVTKSAIREAKEAGATDVEIHDTVLIAALFCLYNRYVDGLATVAPDDPSFYTSLGGRLKKNGYNRLPQGYDHLKQTTTH; this comes from the coding sequence ATGCCATATATACCATTGGAAGAGCATTTGCCCGGCATAACCGGTTTGCTTGAATACAGGCAGGATACAGCAGCACCAATCCGTGAATTAACGCAGGTACTCATGCGTGGAACTTCAACCTTATCAGAAGCAGAACGAGAGTTAATTGCAACAATTGTTTCGCATCGCAATGATTGTAAGTTTTGTGCAACTGCACATACTGCTGCAGCTGATGTTTTACTTGGCGAGCATAATACTTGTGAAAGTATAAAACAGGATATTAACACTGCGCCTGTAAGTGATAAAATGAAAAAGCTTTTGATCATTGCATCACAAGTACAACAAAGCGGAAAGAGTGTAACTAAAAGTGCTATCCGGGAAGCAAAAGAAGCTGGTGCAACAGATGTTGAAATTCATGACACAGTTTTAATAGCTGCATTGTTTTGTTTATACAACCGTTATGTAGATGGCCTTGCTACAGTAGCTCCGGATGACCCTTCATTCTACACAAGCCTTGGTGGAAGACTAAAAAAGAATGGCTACAACCGTTTGCCGCAGGGTTATGACCATCTTAAACAAACAACTACACATTAA
- a CDS encoding carboxymuconolactone decarboxylase family protein codes for MAHIEVPEGVPGIRSLVMFRPETGKPLYELAQVLLRGPSTLSEAERELIAAYVSYRNDCMFCMSSHAAAARCLYGDAKNTVDEVLKDMRHAPVSNKLKALLHIAGKVQILSKEVTPDDIVAARKEGADDREIHDTVLIAAAFCMFNRYVDGLASFTPTDPEVYEAMGERMAKGYVMPAETAY; via the coding sequence ATGGCACACATAGAAGTCCCCGAAGGCGTACCAGGCATAAGAAGTTTGGTAATGTTCAGACCAGAAACTGGCAAGCCGCTGTATGAATTAGCACAAGTTTTATTGAGAGGTCCATCAACATTAAGTGAAGCAGAAAGAGAATTGATTGCAGCTTATGTTTCTTACCGCAATGATTGTATGTTTTGCATGAGCAGTCACGCAGCCGCAGCAAGATGTTTATATGGCGACGCAAAAAATACAGTTGATGAAGTATTAAAGGATATGCGGCATGCACCTGTTAGCAATAAGCTGAAAGCCTTGCTGCATATAGCTGGTAAGGTACAGATACTTAGCAAAGAAGTAACACCCGATGATATTGTTGCTGCAAGAAAAGAAGGAGCAGATGACAGGGAAATACATGACACTGTTTTAATTGCTGCTGCATTCTGTATGTTCAACAGGTATGTAGATGGGCTTGCAAGTTTTACACCAACAGATCCTGAAGTGTATGAAGCAATGGGAGAACGCATGGCAAAGGGTTATGTAATGCCAGCAGAAACTGCTTATTAA
- a CDS encoding carboxymuconolactone decarboxylase family protein, giving the protein MAHIEVDPNLPGIRSLMAFRPETAEPMSALAEILLRSDDGLSRGDRELIATYVSYLNDCFYCHHSHGEIAVCYLNGNRSLVDDVRNDYTTADISDKLKALLNIAGKVQKSGKAVTEHDVAKARESGATDRDIHDTVLIAAAFCMFNRYVDGLAAKTPTDLSSYPLRAKQVAENGYGSHIYLQKQPA; this is encoded by the coding sequence ATGGCACATATAGAAGTTGATCCAAATCTTCCGGGCATCCGGTCGTTAATGGCTTTCAGACCAGAGACCGCCGAACCCATGAGTGCGCTTGCAGAAATTTTATTGCGCAGCGATGATGGCCTTTCACGTGGAGACCGTGAGCTCATTGCTACGTATGTTTCTTATTTGAATGATTGTTTTTATTGTCATCATTCGCATGGAGAAATTGCGGTTTGTTATCTCAACGGCAACCGTTCGTTGGTAGATGATGTAAGAAATGATTACACAACTGCAGATATTTCTGATAAACTCAAAGCATTGCTGAACATTGCGGGTAAAGTGCAAAAGAGTGGCAAAGCTGTTACTGAACACGATGTTGCAAAAGCACGTGAATCTGGTGCAACGGACAGAGACATTCACGATACGGTGCTTATTGCCGCTGCATTCTGCATGTTTAACAGGTATGTTGATGGTCTTGCGGCAAAGACCCCAACAGATTTGAGTTCTTATCCGTTAAGAGCTAAGCAGGTAGCAGAAAATGGATATGGCAGTCATATTTATTTACAAAAGCAACCTGCATAA
- the greA gene encoding transcription elongation factor GreA, producing the protein MSDVMYVSKEAYENMKEELHRMKSVDRPAASRAIAEAREKGDLKENAEYDAAKEAQGILEAKMKLLENQLAIARIVDASTIDTSKVSIMTRVTITNIGTKKTVTYQIVGEKEADLKAGKISVGSPIGQGLLGKLKGDIAEVKAPTGVIKFRIEDITV; encoded by the coding sequence ATGAGTGATGTAATGTATGTATCCAAAGAGGCTTACGAGAATATGAAGGAAGAGCTTCACCGCATGAAATCGGTAGACAGGCCTGCTGCTTCAAGGGCTATTGCAGAAGCAAGAGAAAAAGGTGATCTTAAAGAAAATGCCGAATACGATGCGGCCAAAGAAGCCCAGGGCATTTTGGAAGCTAAAATGAAATTGCTTGAAAATCAACTGGCTATAGCCAGGATAGTAGATGCAAGTACTATTGACACAAGTAAAGTTTCTATAATGACAAGGGTAACTATTACCAATATTGGTACCAAAAAAACGGTTACTTATCAGATAGTAGGTGAAAAAGAAGCCGACCTGAAAGCCGGTAAAATATCTGTAGGTTCTCCCATTGGCCAGGGTTTACTTGGCAAACTCAAAGGCGATATTGCCGAAGTTAAAGCACCAACGGGGGTTATTAAATTCAGGATTGAAGATATTACTGTTTAA